In the Salvelinus fontinalis isolate EN_2023a chromosome 34, ASM2944872v1, whole genome shotgun sequence genome, one interval contains:
- the LOC129833647 gene encoding aquaporin-8-like: MTEGTMELGDIGTSLMASDSKKAPVKPPNKFERLVQPCLAELVGTMFFVFIGCVSVIENVEAAGRLQPALVHGLAVAVMVACMAEISGSHFNPPFTIAIYLCGGMKLNMVGPYLISQLIGGVLGASMSKLMTTTENYSKAQGAAFALLQSQDQLWGALFGEIAMTCLVTMVVLLGAVNAKSSSPMVPFMVGCTVIINILAGGDVSGTCLNPARALGPAIVANYWTYHWVYWVGPITGGLVAAALVRLLLGDRKTRILMK, translated from the exons ATGACAGAAGGGACAATGGAACTGGGTGACATTGGGACATCCCTGATGGCATCAGACTCTAAGAAAGCACCGGTCAAGCCTCCCAACAAGTTTGAGCGCCTGGTCCAGCCGTGTCTGGCTGAGCTGGTGGGGACCATGTTCTTTGTGTTCATCGGCTGTGTGTCGGTCATAGAGAACGTGGAGGCAGCAGGGAGGCTGCAGCCAGCCCTGGTCCATGGTCTGGCTGTAGCAGTCATGGTGGCTTGCATGGCAGAGATCAG CGGCTCCCATTTTAACCCACCGTTTACCATTGCTATCTACCTGTGTGGAGGCATGAAGCTGAATATGGTGGGGCCCTACCTCATCAGTCAGCTCATAGGGGGTGTGCTAGGTGCTTCTATGTCAAAG CTGATGACCACAACAGAGAACTACTCCAAGGCCCAGGGGGCAGCGTTTGCCCTGCTGCAATCACAAGATCAGCTGTGGGGGGCTCTGTTTGGGGAGATAGCCATGACCTGTCTGGTCACCATGGTGGTGCTGCTGGGGGCGGTCAACGCCAAGAGTAGCAGCCCCATGGTGCCCTTCATGGTGGGCTGTACTGTCATCATCAACATCCTGGCTGG TGGAGATGTGTCTGGAACCTGTCTGAACCCGGCCAGAGCCCTGGGTCCTGCTATAGTGGCCAACTACTGGACCTACCACTGGGTTTACTGGGTAGGACCTATCACTGGTGGACTGGTGGCTGCTGCACTGGTTAG ACTACTGCTTGGAGACCGGAAGACACGTATTCTCATGAAGTAA